In Conger conger chromosome 5, fConCon1.1, whole genome shotgun sequence, the DNA window agtctacccaatcaggtaccgACTATGTGGCCGATttcccttgttcttgttcatCATATTGGCCATCTATTCGATGGAAATTACCGACAGTACTATATATATTGTTGTCTGAAGTTAAGTGCTTTGAATCGGACGTGGTACACTTACGGAAGCCTTTCGTACAAAAACAATTACGATACAtttataatacaaaaatgttattgCATGAAGCCCATGGTTTACTGAATATTGACATGTAACATTGTGTATCatttgcataaaaaaataattatcagTTGATGTCTCTTCATGGCTTGCACCCATATGTATGACAGGATAGCTCTGGATGTGTTCGCTGGGTGAAATGAGTGCGGTGGAGTTAGACGAGATATCATTTTTGTATAAAGCCTGATATTTATTACAACTATATTCAGATTTTTGTTCCTAATGGCTGATTAGGAACATGGGTGATGGGCATACCATAATGTTCAGACCAATAATACAGAATAATAAGAGGTAACAAAATAATACACTCCTACATACATTATGGACTGGACAGCACTTGACCTTAAAGGTGTATTTATTAAAACCAGGGGTTATTGTTTTCAATGatcattcacatttcacatttacattccATTTAAATGTTGGACAATGTTGAATATAGTACTATTAGACTCAATAAATAGTTTTTAATAGATAAATGCCATTAAATCCAAGTCTGTGTGATCTTTTGAGTGCTTGATAGTCTTTTGTGACCCTTGCTTCACATTCCATTAActtcttgtctttttctttgAATCGGGGTCATCATCCTCTGTGGAATCTGAACTCCCTTCTCCTTTCCAACAAAAATGTTCATGATTATATCATGTCATATCTCATAACTTGCCTATCTTTCTTTGGCATTAACTACCTTTCCAACTCTCTGTTCTGGAAAgccttaaatgcatttttatgaaGTCAACCACAGCACACATTGATACATTGCAGAATACCCAACAAAAGGTTTGGCTGTAGGCCAATCCACTTCAATATACTAACCAAATGTAATTCTTACTGAACTTTTCTTCTCTTCTTGACAACTTTATATACGCACACAGCAGTAGATTCTCTTCACCTATATAATCCCAACCAATCACTGGACACTGTAAAGTGCTGATTCAGTGGTGTAGCCCCAGTCTCAGTCCAAACATGCAATTTCAGGACAGACGAGTAGGAGAAAGCGAGGCTGCTATTCTGGTGGCTGTGAGTCATGTATTCTATCATACAGTGGCTAAGGGCAGTACACAGGCCTTCAGACCTGAGGGCCAGGATACACTGCATGTAGCACTCACAAGTTGCTCAAATGTGCTAGAAGAAATTAAGGTTTGTACTGTAGAGCCCCAAGGATTTTGTGTTGATTTTTGCTTACAttatatatttcacattttagtcTCTTTatatttcttctgtgtctttTATCACTGCACTATTTCTCTCATTacgtatttattatttatccatttcccatttgatttattcatatttctgtaAATGCAAACACTTGTCTGTGGACAAGTGTTTCAGCCCACTGTATGGAAGCTACAAAGTCTCCATGATATAACTAAGAGGCAGGTGAAGGCAGGATGCAACTTGCCAAAGTCAACCCCCACAAAATTTCTTAAGAGGACCAGAATATGTTCAGCTTCAGAATATTTAAGAGGATGTTCCAACATGTCTGGGAGGTGTGGTTCTTAgtaaaggagtggcttcagacCTGAAGTATGAAGACCTACGTGTGGGACACATGCCTGTGTCATGGCAAGGTACAATTGGGGGTTCTGTGTTCTATAGGAGGGATCGGGACTAACGCACTATGGTTGAGTTATCACAAACAGTAATTGTTTCTCATGTGTATGAAAAAAGTAACTGCTAAATACATGCATATGAACTGGCCTGAAACTGTCAACATTCTTACCTATTTaaaattttcacgcacaacagtcctgtgagcagtagttctgccgGCATAAAACGCTTTTGCAACAGGGTTtttgcagaagagaatctctgaactcacaatgtgtcaaacctctaaagtgaataggctacagcagcagaagtataagtaaaaaaaacaataagtaaaaaaataagtctaataaatacctaataaaatgtgtATTGAGTGTATCATTTTGGAAAAATCGCCTTTTAATTGCCTTAGCTTTCTGTCCCAAATTTGGAATGACCCAATTTTGTTATAAACCTGATCAACCACTGTCAATTCAGGAGAGTGCAAACAAGTCAAAATACATGCAGCCACAGAAAAGACACTTATTTTGTACAACAGGTCAGCTTAATTCCTGTTGCAACAGAGAACTACACTACTTAAGCAACTGATGCAGGTATAAGGTGTCACTCTTGAGCAATTCCCTTTAACTGTATGCACCACCTAACACCACACGTTTTGTGGAAATCACATTAATAGGACACATGAAATTAatctaaaactggaaaaatataACCATCCAAAGAAAAGCTAATATGTACCATGGATATTTCAAGTCAATAGAccttattcatttaaaatacttattttagaTTTAGTGGCCATCCGTGGCGACTGCCAGTTATAAGAGGTCTATTCTATACTTCAATTCCCATAGATCCCCGCAGCGCTCATACAGCCTTCTCACACGTTTTTCTTCTTTGATCATCGGGTTGGTTTACTTTTTTTGGTCACTTTACTTGACGGGTTATGATCAGAATGTGTTGAGTACGTGTCACGCAAActatgtacagtcaggtccataaatatttggacattgacaaagttattgttattttagctatCTACCACAAGATATCGGAGttggaagtaaataatgaatatgtgcATACAAAGGACATGCaacaaagtatttaaaaaagacaatttaatctatgattaggttcatttgtccaattatttttgagtcCATAAAATTgggggggactacatataaaaagggctcattcctacaccgttcacacgatttagatgtaaataccctccaattaaagctgaaagtctgcacactcatattcattatttacatcAAACTCCAATATCCTCCAATATCTCCGCAGTTGCAACACTTGTTTCTTCCATAGATCTGTGCCTACACTAACTTTAAAatttgaaaatgtagaaatagaATTAAACAATTCAAATGGTCTCAATGGTCATTgcatattttttacaataagtTCCCAATCACATAACATCTGTATGGCTCCTTAGACTTACTCTAAAAAGACTGTTAAAGACAGCTCTGTCAGTCCCTGACCTTTCACCCATTTGCCTTTTCAAAAACACACTAAATTTTCTGCCCATTTTTTTTATAGTTGGATTTTGTGCTTAAGGAATCTCAACCTTTTCATGTCATCTAAAGCGTGGCCCTTTCCATAACTTCTTACAGTGACATCAGATTTTACACAGCAGCTGCTTTCTTAAACTCAAGCTAGGAGGTCACAGCATTATGACACATTCTAATGAAAGTCAGGTAGGTGTGTGTAATTTAACAGGCACATATTTAATACAATGTTATCACATCCATACCACGCACATATTTTTGTGATAAATGATCTGATTTATTAGACAAATATCTATGTGGttacatccatccatacatGACAATCAACAAGACAGCATTCAGAATATATTCACATAAACTTTAACTGATACAATGCAAAACATGTCAGATGTAATTTTTTCCCAGAAGTTAATAGCTAATAGACAATAAACTAACGATGTCATGACCAAgctcacacattacattacattacattattggcatttggcagacgctcttatccagagcgacgtacagttgattagactaagcaggagacaatcctcccctggagcaatgcagggttaagggccttgctcaagggcccaacggctgtgcggatcttattgtggctataccgggattagaaccattgaccttgcgtgtcccagtcatttaccctaaccactacgctacaggccgacacATTTATCTAACACCTATTTTTCTGGACTTTATGCCATGTGACTATGCAGAAACCGCACAAACACTgtgaaatggaatggaattttCCTTCCTCATGCAATAGGTCTAACAAATCAGACACAGCCACATTGTCGGCCGTTTGTGATTGATTTTTCCAGTACTTAtcgttttcatttcttttcaggCAAATATATGCTGTCAATTAAAATGCCACTGCTTTCTAGAGAACCTGTACAAAGCAGTTCATATGTTGAGTAAAAGTGTTCTGAGAAAATGTCCAATTCCATAGCCTATACTCACCAATATGCCATATGTGGATAATGCAGGCTATGTACTTTATGTAACATGTACAGAAATAAATCAGTTAAATACAACACAAGGGTGTAACAGGCCTAACGTAAACTCACTGTGAACTTGAACTTGAGAACTTGAAATTGagcaataattatagagaaaatcACTACACAACTTCCCTGTGTAGCTCGAGTTAGCtcacaatgacaatgacaataacagcacctgaagcacaacgacTAGAGTCTACGTTACTAGTTTTCATTGGATAAAATTGTTGCTGTTGGGCACAGCATTCTAGTCGAGATCCCTTAATGCTTTGCCTGACTCTTGGGCGTTTTTACAACTATACAACCATTTTATAATTCGTGCATTGCGTTCAATTACCGAAGTCCCCTGGCGAATATTTTCATGAAGTTCCTCCTCCAATAGTCCATCGCTATCTCCGCTTTCTCTTGTGAATCCATCATCTGAAGCTGACACGCTCACACTTCGAATTTTTAAAGACAGGTCGTCCGAACGAGCAGAAAAGTTCTCTTTCCCCAGTGATTCGATTACGTCACCGTCCAATCCacaatatttgaaaaaaatgtcgAACTCGGAAAAGTTTTTGGAGTACCTTGAACTTATATCAGAATGTGAACGGGCAACACCTTTCCTGGATTTACCCTCAATTTCTGAGACTCTGTCATGTCTCAGTTTCCTTACATCGACCGATAATGTTTGCTGGGCCCGTGTGTTTGAGGTCATTGTTTTTATAGCTCCAGGTTCTGTTTCTTCTGCGCCGCATGTTTTAACTGTTGCCTCAGGTACAGTTGGTTTGTCTTTTAAAGAGTTCAGAAGAGCTCTACGAATAAAACTTTCCTTGGCCTTTTCATTCGACGCTTTCACCAGTTCACATTTCTGTCTGTACATTAAAAGTGAATCTGGACGTTGTCTTTTGGAACTGCTCCGACGCACAACATTGGCTCCGTCAGGGGACTGCTCACCTTGTTCATCGATATTCTGCTGGGCAGTGCCTTTTCCATTCTTGATGTCCATGCTCCGTCTTGAACTCCGGTTGGAAGACCCATTGCTGCTCACCGAGGCCGAACTGAACGTGATCACTGGAATCTGCTTAGAATTGATTACCCGTTGAGTTTTTACATACTTTGGTTTGGTAGCAGCCAGCCTCTCCACGGCGCTTAGCCCCCCCTTGGCCTCCCCCTCCAACTCCATCTGTTTTCGAAGGTACTCAGGACCTTTTTCTAAAAATCTAGAGGTGTCTATGTCTGCTGTTGGTTCCATTTTTGAAAaatttcagatttcagattcTCAAACGGAACATGCCCAGTTTATACACGCTTATATTCAGTGGCACCCTTCTAGAAAAAGCACGTCTGACTCAGAGAACGCTCACCTTTCTGTTTAAACACACCCCTCCCTTTTGATAAGACCGAAAGTTGAACCAAACAACCATGCAAAGTACACTTAATGACATCACGGGGAACTGCGGAAAGACACTCCTGTTAGCATTTCTCTGAAATGGAGTGGATTCGCTTATCGCAACTTTGTGGCATTATTGCTATGTATACGAgtgtattgtaaaaaaaaaaaaaagattagttGGCATTATGTTGATTGGGAAAGAGCTGCATGTAATGCATTATGTATTCGTGTGGTCTTTCAATAAGAGACCcacttaaaacaaaaaaactagtCTTTATTCTTGTTCCCAGTGTTTTGCCGTTCTTAGGCAAGTAGGCCTGGGCTACAGAGGGAAACCATTCTAACCCTAAGTTCAGACGGCGTACTGATGCCACGGATATTTATGAATCACAAATATCCGTAAAAGTGAGCAGACGTGAACGACCTCCTCAATTTTCCTTATATGGTGGCTTAGCGCGTCTTACTGCGCTACTTATGTTGCTTTCAAATGGCAGCGAAACTATGCCAAATTACACATGTGTAACTGTAGTAAAACATAAGCGAAGATAATGGCAGAATGAAAAAATGACAGCAAGTAAGTGGAGGCAGCTAGTTAGAATGGGCACCAGTGCAGTTGCAAGATTTTTTTATGGGCCCCTCCTCTAAGACGCaggcacgcgcacgcgcacgcataTAACCTaccacgcacacaaacacacaaagcaccattagacagatattttacagacaatactttggattttatttggctcattgGTATCGTTGGTTATTGGGACACAGACTACATCGTTTGCAatactttagaacatttttataaatcaagtcagaaccatggaccaacgtGGATGGCATaaaagtcaacaaatcaactgaCGATAGTTGGGATGTTCACgtaactaaagcttaggcccATAGGCTACTCATGTgacagtatcagaggaaaagtaCAACGTAATACATTCACTGTTCACTGTATTCTTATGCCCAATTCactcaatttttttttacaatacattattttacaatatgaattaatgtatgacaATCAGTTAatttcttagcttttgtttttaactttcaacttgtcattattattttaaaaattaatagtatatttctatttatttcaggcacttattcttattatggatgTAACTCCTCCTgcagttgataaaactaaacgGACCAAACTTGCCAATCAAACGTCCACACACCTATTTGGTCccttcctctttgttaagcaatacaatttatactttctatatcataaggTTTTCAAAAATAGACCCGACTTCACAATGGTGGAACACTGAGTTTAAAGCAAAAAACCAGTCCAgaaattgaacaaacaaatctaatTGCTGGGAGAATGAGCAGCTTTcttggctaatttgaatgcaatgcgagtgaagtacatttacggactttgactaatgttaattaatgattacaAGCAATGTAAGAATGAACCTTACTGCGTTGAGCAAAACAGGAATCTACGCGTCTAGGTGGTAGAAAGATGTTGAGAGACAGTTTGACATATAGATggactaggttaaccccaatacagctcagGGTTTACCGGGATATAGCATGGCTACGTCGTAGTTGCTAGAAAggtagttttattggtttttataatttctctgaacaatttaaaatcttttttcttttttaaaacacactcaataacacaaaacaaatcatttagAACAAACACTTAAACCAAAAGgaacaaagacatcaaaatcaaaatgaatgaaaaacaaattttaagaaaaagtgattcaaaaaatagtcacaaaacacaaaatcaatatGTGATTCAAGGAAAACAAAGGTGGATTAAAACACCAAGAAAAAGGAAAGTCCATTTCGCTCAGGTTTGCTGTGctgagaggcttctgtgtcccttggggggggggggggtggactatatgatgagctctttccagtggtccaccccccacttctctctcgccaggttcttATTAGCGTGCATGTCCACCAcaatgccgtcctggaggaggttttggatcctcctccggagagtgaccaggtctacagatgttttctggtagaccttgatgttcctcgtctcccacaggacctgcttcacggtgttgatgatcctccactgacgctggagc includes these proteins:
- the fam110c gene encoding protein FAM110C; its protein translation is MEPTADIDTSRFLEKGPEYLRKQMELEGEAKGGLSAVERLAATKPKYVKTQRVINSKQIPVITFSSASVSSNGSSNRSSRRSMDIKNGKGTAQQNIDEQGEQSPDGANVVRRSSSKRQRPDSLLMYRQKCELVKASNEKAKESFIRRALLNSLKDKPTVPEATVKTCGAEETEPGAIKTMTSNTRAQQTLSVDVRKLRHDRVSEIEGKSRKGVARSHSDISSRYSKNFSEFDIFFKYCGLDGDVIESLGKENFSARSDDLSLKIRSVSVSASDDGFTRESGDSDGLLEEELHENIRQGTSVIERNARIIKWLYSCKNAQESGKALRDLD